In the genome of Candidatus Binatus sp., the window GACCTATTGCACGGATTTCGCCGAGCCGCGGGTTGTCGGCGAATTGCAGTTTTGCTGAACTCGCGGGGCGCGTTTCATTGGGGTTCGTTGACCGCCTCCAACGATGCTTGCTAGCCTTTGATTCGACTCAATCAACGTATATAAAGCCGCAGAGGCATCAAAATTAGATGGCTGAAATTACAAACGGGAATCAGTTGTCCAAGGGCGACGAGATTCTGCTCGGCGATACCGCGGTGCTGACCCGCCTCGACAAGGCGATCGGCTGGGCGCGCAAGTTCTCGATTTTTCCATATCCGTTCGCGACTGCGTGCTGTGCGATGGAGTACATGGCGCTCTCGATGACGCCGTACGATATCGATCGATTCGGCGCGCTGCTGCCGCGATTTACACCGCGCCAGGCCGACCTGCTGATGGTGATCGGCACGGTGACGGTGCGGCAGGGTCCGATTCTGCGCCGCGTTTACGATCAGATGGCCGAGCCCAAGTGGGTGATGGCGTTCGGCGCGTGCGCTTCGACCGGCGGCTTCTACGACAACTACGCGACGCTGCCGGGAATCGATCGAATCGTGCCGGTTGATGTGTACGTGCCGGGATGCCCGCCGCGGCCCGAGGGCGTGCTCGACGCGCTGATGGCGTTGCAGCGGAAAATTCAGGGGCAGAAGCAGAAACTGATGGCGCTCGACGAGAAGCATCAGACGGCCTGACCGATCACGCCGAACTACTGAGACATCATGGAACGGATTCTCACGCGCTGGATGGATATCCCTGAGCTACGCAAGCTGGACGTGTACCTCGCCAACGGCGGTTACAAGGCCGTGCGCAAGGCCCTGTTCGAGATGAAGCCCGAGGAGATCATCAACGAGGTTAAGAGCTCGAATTTGCGCGGACGCGGCGGCGCGGCGTTTCCGACCGGCGTGAAGTGGAGCTTTATCCCGAAAGAATCGAAGAAGCCGGTTTACCTGTGCTGCAACGCGGACGAGAGCGAGCCGGGCACGTTTGCGAATCGCTACGAGCTCGAGAACGATCCGCACGGGATGCTCGAGGGCGTGATAATCGCGTGCCGGGCGGTCGGGGCGCATACCGCATACGTATATTTGCGCGGCGAATTTTCGATTCAGAAAAAAATCCTCGACGGCGCGATCGCGGAAGCCTACGCGAAGAATCTGCTTGGCAAGAACATCATTCGTTCGGGCTTCGACCTCGAGGTGTACACTCATCGCGGAGCTGGCGCTTATATCTGCGGCGAAGAAACCGGGCTGCTCGAATCGCTCGAGGGCAAGCGCGCGTATCCGCGCAATCGTCCGCCGTTCCCGGCAATCCAGGGTGCGTTCGCGTCGCCGACCGTAGTTAACAATGTCGAGACGCTGTCGAACGTCCCGCATATCATCAATCGCGGCGCGGACTGGTACAAAGCGATCGGGCCGGAGAAAAGTCCGGGACCGAAGCTGTTCTGCCTCTCGGGACACGTGAACAAGCCGGGACTGTACGAACTGCCGATGGGCTTTCCGCTGAAGGATCTCATCTATGATGTCGGCGGCGGCATCCTCGACGGCAAGGCGCTGAAGGGCGTTATCCCCGGCGGTTCGTCGTTCCCGATCTTCACCGCCGAGGAAGCGGTCAAGGTCAACATGGATTTTGATTCGGTGCGCGCGGCCGGATCGCTGATGGGCACCGCGGGCGTGATGGTCATGCACGAGGATACCTGCATGGTCGATGCGCTCAAGACGATCGCACATTTCTATCATCATGAATCATGCGGGCAGTGCACGCCGTGCCGCGAAGGATGCGGCTGGATCGAGAAACTGCTCATCGATCTCGAAGCGGGCCGCGGCAAGATGGACGACCTGAAAATCCTGATCGACGTCGCGGTCAACATGGAAGGCAACACGATCTGCGTGCTGGCGGACAGTCTCTCGATGCCAGTAAAAAGCTTTGTGCCGAAGTATCGCGACGAATTCGAAGCTCACGTGAAACTCGGGCGATGCCCGTTCAAGACTGGCGAGCAGAAACCCGCAGAGGCCGCCTGAGCGCGCCGCCGAATCATCGGGAAAATTCATCCAGATGCCCAAGCTTACGATTGACGGTAAGGAAGTCGAAGCGGCCGACGGTCTGAATCTGATCCAGGCGGCCGAGCACGTTGGAATCGAGATACCGCACTACTGCTATCATCCGGCGCTGACGATCGTCGGCAACTGCCGGATGTGTTTGGTCGAGATCGAGAAAGCACCCAAGCTGCAGATTGCCTGCAACACCAAAGTCGCGGAAGGGATGGTCGTTCACACCCGCAGCGACAAGGCGAAGGCCGCGCAGCGAGCGGTGCTCGAGTTTTTGCTAATCAATCATCCGATCGATTGTCCGATCTGCGATCAGGCGGGCGAATGCAAGCTGCAAGACTACTACATGGATTACGACCAGGCGCCGTCGCGCTTCCCGCTCGCCGAAAAAAATCGCAAGGGCAAGGCGCTCGATATCGGCTCCGATGTGATGCTCGATCAGGAGCGATGCATCCTGTGCGCGCGCTGCACGCGATTTTTCGATGAAGTGACAAAGACGTCGGAGTTGGCGATTTTCGAGCGCGGCGATCACAATCGTATCGACATCAATCCGGGACAGCCGATCAATAACAAGTACGCGGGCAACGTGATCGATATTTGCCCAGTCGGCGCGCTTACCGAAAAAGATTTTCGGTTCCGCATGCGCGTCTGGTATCTGCATCGGACGGCGTCAGTGTGCGCCGGCTGCGAGCGCGGATGCTCGATCGATATTCATCAGCAGCGCGGACGAATCTACCGCTACAAGCCGCGCTTCAACCCGGGCGTGAACGATTACTGGATGTGCGATGAGGGCCGCCACAGTTTCCTCGGTTTGCAGCATGAGACGCGGTTAACTACGCCGCTGGTGCAGTCCAAGGACGAGTTGATCGCCGAGACGTGGGGCGAGGCGATTCGGCGCGCGGCGACGATTATCGGAAATTTCAAGCATCAGAACGGCGCGCGCTCGATCGGCCTGGTGATCGATGCGCATGCGACCAATGAAGAAGCGTTCGCGCTCAAGCAACTGATGAACACGGCGATCGGATCGGATCGAATCGCGGGACTTAGCTGGTCGCCGCCGGGCGCGAGCGGCGATGACGATTTGCTGATTCGCGCGAACAAGAATCCGAACACGCGCGGGCTCGCGGCGCTGGGTATCGCCGCAGATGGCCTTGATTCGATGGCGCTAGCGGTCGCGGCGGGCGAACTCAAGATGCTGATCGCGTTTCGCGCCGATATTGTGCGCGCGCTCGGCGAAGCCGAGTTTATCAAGCGCTTCGGCGCGCTCGATTATCTCTTGGTGCTCTCGACCGATGCGAATGAGACCTGCCAGATGGCGAACCAGGTCTGGCCGCTCGCGGCTTATCCGGAAATCGACGGCAGCTTCACCAATTTCAAGGGCCGCGTGCAGCGGATTCGCGAGGCGTTCCCCCCGCCGGGCGATGCGCTTTCGGGACTCGAGGCAATCACGCGATTGGGACACGCACTCGACGGCGCCGAGCGGCCAAAAACGGCGGAGGCGGTGTTCGCTGAGATGGCAAATCAGGTGCCGGCGTTCAAAGGACTCAATTTCGACGGCTTGGGACTGCACGGCCTCGACCTGTCGAAAGGATAGGTCGCGCCAAGTTCTGCCTTGATGCCGATCCGCCTGACGCCTCGTTTCGAGTCATTTCGAACGGAGTTGAGAAATCCCGGATCCGGGTTCCCTCGTCGCAAGGCTCCATCGGGATGACACGGAACCCATGCCCGACCTGCCCAATTTGTCATTCTGAGCCGAAGGCTGCGCAGGCGAAGAATCCCGGATCTGTTTTCTGGCTTTTGTTTATGCGCCGACTGCACCCTCACCCGCCTCATCGCTAACGCGCTTCGTTGACCTCTCCCGTAACAAAGCGGGCGAGGTAAGGAATTCAGGCGACCGCATCGGAACGGCGGCTCTGAACGTCCGTTCAGAGCCGATCGTAAATTCGCCGCGCGTTTCTATCGACCCCATCGACGCTCTAAGCTACAAGTGGATCGTCGAGCATAATGGGTGGATCGGTTTGCTAATGAGGTACCGAAGCCTGCAATGACATCTGAGGGGGCCAGCTTAGGTATTTAGGTAAAGATGGATCTTGAATTGACTGAGGCGCAACGCAGCGCGCGCGATACCGCGCGCCGCTTTGCGCGCGAAAAGCTCGGGCCGATCGGCGTCGAAGCCGACCGAACCCATCGCTTTCCGCAGGCCGCCGTCGACGAACTCGCGAAACTCGGGATGCTCGGAATTTTTCTGCCCGAGCAGTATGGCGGCGCCGGCCTCGATCACGTCAGCTATTCGCTGGTGCTCGAGGAGCTGGCCGTCGAATGCGCTTCGACCGCGGTGATCATGTCGGCGCATTGTTCGCTCGCGTCGTGGCCGATTCTCGGCCTCGGCTCCGAGCATCAGAAGAATCATTTTCTGCCGAAGATGGCAACGGGTGAATGGCTCGGATGCTTTGCGTTGACGGAGCCGCAGGCGGGCTCCGACGCCGCCGGCCAGAAGACCCGCGCTGTGCTCGATGGCGACTCGTACGTGATCAACGGCACCAAGAATTTCATTACCAACGCGCCGCAATCTAAGGTTGCGATCGTGTTTGCGATGACTCAGCCCGAGAAGGGGCATCACGGGATCAGTGCGTTCGCGGTCGAGACCGATACGCCGGGATGGGCGGTTACGCGGGTCGAAGACAAGATGGGAATCCATGGCGCGCATTCGGCGCAACTGAGTTTCTCCGATATGCGCGTGCCGCGCGAGAACTTGTTGATGGGCGAAGGGCAGGGCTTCAAGGTTGCAATGAAAACGCTCGACGGCGGACGGATTGGGATCGCGTCGCAGGCGCTGGGAATCGCGCGCGCGTCGCTCGAGGCGTCGCTGAAGTACGCGCAGGATCGCACCACCTTCGGCAAGCCGATCGCGCAATACCAGGCGATTCAGTGGAAGCTCGCCGACATGGCGGTCGAGATCGATGCGGCGCGCCTGCTGACTCATCGCGCGGCCACGCTGAAGGATCGCGGTCTCGCGTGCACCAAGGAATCCGCGATGGCAAAATTGTTCGCCGCGGAAACCGCGATGAAATCCGCGACTGAAGCCGTGCAAATCCACGGCGGCTATGGTTATACGAAAGAGTTCAAAGTCGAGCGCTATTTTCGCGACGCGAAGATCACTGAAATTTACGAAGGCACTTCCGAGATTCAACGCCTGGTGATCGCGGGCAGCGTGCTCGAGAACCGTTGAGGTCAAACGTGGACAAAAAAAATTGGCTCGACACCACCTATAAGAAAGCCGCCGAACGGCCGATCCGATTTTCGACCGTGTCGGACATGGAGTTGGAGCCGCTTTACACGCCCGCCGATGTTAGCGGCTCGTACGACGAAGCGCTGGGGAATCCCGGCGAGTATCCGTACACCCGCGGAGTTTACGGCTCGATGTATCGCGGGCGGCTCTGGACGATGCGCCAGTTCGCGGGCTTCGGGCTCGCCGAGGACACCAACGCGCGATTTCATTTTCTCCTGGGCCAGGGCCAGGACGGACTTTCGACCGCGTTCGATATGCCGACCCTGATGGGCTACGACGCGGACCACGAGCGCGCGCTCGGCGAGGTTGGACGCGAGGGCGTTTCGGTCTCGACCGTGTACGACATGGCGACGCTGTTCGATCGAATCCCGCTCGATCGCGTTACCACGTCGATGACGGTGAACTGCTCGGCGTCGGTGTTGCTCGCGATGTATCTGATCGTCGCGGAGCGCAATGGAATTCCGTGGGAGCGCGTGGGCGGAACGATCCAGAACGATATGCTGAAGGAGTATATCGCGCAGAAGGAGTGGATTTGCCCGCCGCGGCCGGCGCTCAGAATCGTCACCGACATGATCGAATTTTGCGCGCGCAAGGTTCCGCGCTGGCATGCCGTTTCGATCTCCGGCTATCACATCCGCGAGGCCGGCTCGACCGCCGTGCAGGAATTGGCGTTCACGATCGCCGATGGCATTTGTTACGTCGAGGATGCGGTGAAGCGCGGTCTCAACGTCGATGAATTTGCGCCGCGCCTGTCGTTCTTCTGGAACCTGCACAACGATTTTCTCGAAGAGATCGCCAAACTTCGCGCGGCGCGCCGGATGTGGGCGCGCATCATGAAGGAGCGCTTCGGCGCAAAGGATCCGAAGTCGATGCTGCTGCGGACGCACGCGCAGACCGCCGGCGCGTCGCTCACAGCGCAGCAACCTATTAACAACGTGGTGCGGGTGGGAATCCAGGCGCTGGCCGGAGTGCTCGGCGGCGTGCAATCGCTGCATACTAATTCGATGGACGAGACGCTCGCGCTACCGACCGAGCAGGCCGTCATGGTGGCGCTGCGCACGCAGCAAATCATCGCGGAAGAAACCGGCGTCACCAATACGATCGATCCATTCGGCGGCAGCTACGCGGTAGAAGCGCTGACGGATCGGATGGAACGCGAGGCGATGGAGTATATCCGGCGCATCGACGAGATGGGCGGGATGATCAAGGCGATCGAGACCGGCTATCCGCAGCGCGAAATCGCGGAAGCGGCGTTCCATTTCCAGCGCCAACTCGAGCAGGGAATCAAGACGGTCGTCGGCGTGAACAAATATTCGATCCCCGAGGAAATTCCGATCCCGACGCTCAAGATCGACGCCGCAATCGAAGAGAAGCAGATTCAGCGCGTGCGCAAGGTGAAGCGCGAACGCAATTCGGTCGCGGTCAGGGAAGCGCTCACGCGAATTGGCGAGGCGTGCCGCTCGGGCGAGAATCTGATGGAGCCGATTTGCGAAGCGGTGCGCCGCGACGCGACCGTTGGCGAAGTCAGCGATATTTTCCGCGCCGAGTTCGGCGTGTATACGGATCCAGGCTGGCTCTAATGGCAGAAAAGAGACTTCGCATACTGGTGGCGAAACCGGGACTTGACGGGCACGATCGCGGCGCGAAGATAATCGCGCGGGCGTTGCGCGACGGCGGCTTCGAGGTGATCTACACCGGCTTGCATCAGACGCCCGAGA includes:
- a CDS encoding 2Fe-2S iron-sulfur cluster-binding protein, with amino-acid sequence MPKLTIDGKEVEAADGLNLIQAAEHVGIEIPHYCYHPALTIVGNCRMCLVEIEKAPKLQIACNTKVAEGMVVHTRSDKAKAAQRAVLEFLLINHPIDCPICDQAGECKLQDYYMDYDQAPSRFPLAEKNRKGKALDIGSDVMLDQERCILCARCTRFFDEVTKTSELAIFERGDHNRIDINPGQPINNKYAGNVIDICPVGALTEKDFRFRMRVWYLHRTASVCAGCERGCSIDIHQQRGRIYRYKPRFNPGVNDYWMCDEGRHSFLGLQHETRLTTPLVQSKDELIAETWGEAIRRAATIIGNFKHQNGARSIGLVIDAHATNEEAFALKQLMNTAIGSDRIAGLSWSPPGASGDDDLLIRANKNPNTRGLAALGIAADGLDSMALAVAAGELKMLIAFRADIVRALGEAEFIKRFGALDYLLVLSTDANETCQMANQVWPLAAYPEIDGSFTNFKGRVQRIREAFPPPGDALSGLEAITRLGHALDGAERPKTAEAVFAEMANQVPAFKGLNFDGLGLHGLDLSKG
- a CDS encoding methylmalonyl-CoA mutase translates to MDKKNWLDTTYKKAAERPIRFSTVSDMELEPLYTPADVSGSYDEALGNPGEYPYTRGVYGSMYRGRLWTMRQFAGFGLAEDTNARFHFLLGQGQDGLSTAFDMPTLMGYDADHERALGEVGREGVSVSTVYDMATLFDRIPLDRVTTSMTVNCSASVLLAMYLIVAERNGIPWERVGGTIQNDMLKEYIAQKEWICPPRPALRIVTDMIEFCARKVPRWHAVSISGYHIREAGSTAVQELAFTIADGICYVEDAVKRGLNVDEFAPRLSFFWNLHNDFLEEIAKLRAARRMWARIMKERFGAKDPKSMLLRTHAQTAGASLTAQQPINNVVRVGIQALAGVLGGVQSLHTNSMDETLALPTEQAVMVALRTQQIIAEETGVTNTIDPFGGSYAVEALTDRMEREAMEYIRRIDEMGGMIKAIETGYPQREIAEAAFHFQRQLEQGIKTVVGVNKYSIPEEIPIPTLKIDAAIEEKQIQRVRKVKRERNSVAVREALTRIGEACRSGENLMEPICEAVRRDATVGEVSDIFRAEFGVYTDPGWL
- a CDS encoding NADH-quinone oxidoreductase subunit B, with translation MAEITNGNQLSKGDEILLGDTAVLTRLDKAIGWARKFSIFPYPFATACCAMEYMALSMTPYDIDRFGALLPRFTPRQADLLMVIGTVTVRQGPILRRVYDQMAEPKWVMAFGACASTGGFYDNYATLPGIDRIVPVDVYVPGCPPRPEGVLDALMALQRKIQGQKQKLMALDEKHQTA
- the nuoF gene encoding NADH-quinone oxidoreductase subunit NuoF, with the translated sequence MMERILTRWMDIPELRKLDVYLANGGYKAVRKALFEMKPEEIINEVKSSNLRGRGGAAFPTGVKWSFIPKESKKPVYLCCNADESEPGTFANRYELENDPHGMLEGVIIACRAVGAHTAYVYLRGEFSIQKKILDGAIAEAYAKNLLGKNIIRSGFDLEVYTHRGAGAYICGEETGLLESLEGKRAYPRNRPPFPAIQGAFASPTVVNNVETLSNVPHIINRGADWYKAIGPEKSPGPKLFCLSGHVNKPGLYELPMGFPLKDLIYDVGGGILDGKALKGVIPGGSSFPIFTAEEAVKVNMDFDSVRAAGSLMGTAGVMVMHEDTCMVDALKTIAHFYHHESCGQCTPCREGCGWIEKLLIDLEAGRGKMDDLKILIDVAVNMEGNTICVLADSLSMPVKSFVPKYRDEFEAHVKLGRCPFKTGEQKPAEAA
- a CDS encoding acyl-CoA dehydrogenase; amino-acid sequence: MDLELTEAQRSARDTARRFAREKLGPIGVEADRTHRFPQAAVDELAKLGMLGIFLPEQYGGAGLDHVSYSLVLEELAVECASTAVIMSAHCSLASWPILGLGSEHQKNHFLPKMATGEWLGCFALTEPQAGSDAAGQKTRAVLDGDSYVINGTKNFITNAPQSKVAIVFAMTQPEKGHHGISAFAVETDTPGWAVTRVEDKMGIHGAHSAQLSFSDMRVPRENLLMGEGQGFKVAMKTLDGGRIGIASQALGIARASLEASLKYAQDRTTFGKPIAQYQAIQWKLADMAVEIDAARLLTHRAATLKDRGLACTKESAMAKLFAAETAMKSATEAVQIHGGYGYTKEFKVERYFRDAKITEIYEGTSEIQRLVIAGSVLENR